In Flavobacterium piscisymbiosum, the sequence TATTGCAAATGGATCTGATACAGGATTCTAACGAGAAAGAAGAAGCGGTCTCGCACAGAGCTGCCAGATTTTACAGCGTCAATTTGCAGCAACACGAAATGTTGGCACACAGAGAACTTAATTTTAATTTTTAAAGAGCTGTTTCAGATAAAGATATGTTTAAAATAAAGAGTATAAGTTTTAAGATCGTACTTGTAATCAGTTTAATGATTACTATTTCGTCGTGTAAAAAAATTTCGCAGAATTCACAACCGATTGTGTACCCGGAGTACGCCGCTTTTGATTGGTTTGATTACAAAGGAAAAGATGATGCTTATGCAAATATATCGAAATCTGAGAGCGAATATTGGAATCCCATTTTGGCTGGATTTTATCCGGACCCTACCATTTGCAGGGTTGAAGATAAATTTTATTTGGTAAATTCTTCGTTCTGTTATTTCCCTGGATTGCCCATTTTTGAAAGTACCGATTTGGTCAATTGGAAACAAATAGGAAATATTATTGATCGTCCGGAACAGGCTAATTTTGGTAATTCGAGATTATCAGGCGGAATGTACGCGCCAACTCTTCGTTATCATAACGGAACATTTTATGTTATTTGTACCAATGTAAGCGGAGGTGGAAATTTTATCGTTACGGCTAAAAATCCGGCTGGCCCGTGGTCGAATCCAATGGTTATTCCGGGTGTTGACGGAATTGATCCGGATATCTTTTTTGATGATGACGGAAAATTGTATATCACACATAATGGTCCGCCGCCAAACAATATTTCGGTTCATGACGGACATCGTGCAATTTATATGTTCGAATATGATTTAGCAAAGCAAAAGATTATTGGGGAATCAAAATTGGTGATTAACGGAGGGACAGATATGGCGATAAAACCTGTCTGGATCGAAGGTCCGCATGTGATTAAAAAGAATGGATTTTATTATATGATTTGTGCACAGGGCGGAACGGGCTACAATCATTCTGAAGTAGTTTTTAGAAGTAAAAACATTTACGGACCGTATGAAAGTTATAGCAATAACCCCATAATGACACAATCGCATTTAGACCCAAATCGTAAAAATGAAGTTTCGACAACGGGACATGCTGATTTTGTAGAACTGCCCAACGGAGATTGGTGGGCTGTGTTTTTGGGCTGCAGACCTTACGGAATGGATTTGTATAATACAGGAAGAGAAACGTTTATGATGCCGGTAGAATGGAAAAATGACTGGCCAACAATTGTAGATGGAAACAAAGCAATCCCGATGGTTAATAAACGGCCGAATTTGCCACTTTCGAAAGAGAAAATAGCGCCAATGAGCGGGAATTTTGTTTCGCATGATGACTTTAACGACAATAAATTAGATTTAAAATGGAATTTTATTAGAACGCCTTCTGAAAAATGGTACGATTTGAAAGATGGAAAACTGTTCATGAAGCCGAGAAAAGAATCTATTCATACCGAAACTAATTTTTCTTTTATTGGAAGAAGACAACAGCATTTAAAATTTGAAGCTTCGACAAAATTAGAATTTGCGCCAAAAGATACTTTGGAAACTGCAGGTTTGGTCGCTTTTCAGAATGAGAAACATTATTTATTGATTGGGAAAAGACTGAAAGGAGACGGAAAAACGGAAGTTTTTTTAGAGAGAACGGCAAGTAAAATTCAGAAGGGTAAACCTGAAATTGTTGCTAAAAAGGAGCTTGAAGCCAATGCAAAAGAGCTTTTCGTAAAAATAGAGGGAAAAGGCAGGTATTATGATTTTTATTATAAAACGGCAGAAAAAAGCGAATGGATTTTATTGTCTAAAGATGTTGACGGAATTATATTGAGTACAAAAGAAGCAGAAGGATTTGTGGGGACTTATTTGGCAATGTATACGTCGAGTCATCATTTTTAATGAAGTTGTAAATTCAGTTGTGTCAGTTCTGTTTTTAATAACGATTGAATGAGGGGATATTATTCAATGTCATTAAGTTATATTTAGAAAAAAAATAATCTCGCAAAGGCGCTAAGATGCAAAGTTTAAAAACAATATTGTCATTTCGATCCCGAAGCCTCGGGAGAGAAATTCTCGCGAGATGTTAGACAAAGTTTGGATTCTCGTTGCGGAGTTATTTACGGAGATTTATTTCGTTTGTTCGCTATCGTTAGAGTCTCCTTACGTTGCAATGACAACAATGTGTTTAGCAGAGGTTTGCGTGAGGGATAGCAGCGAAAAGCCCACAGCCTGACGAAGGAAGAGCGAGGACTTGTAGCGAATAGCCCGGCCCGGAGGGACACGCCCAAGTTGTTAGTATTTAAATGATTAAGAAGATAATATTTAACATAAATACTATTTTTTACAAAAGATGATTGCTTATATTAGCATACCAGAACAGAACAGTATGATGAGCGAAAATATAGAGAAATTTGTCTTTACAATAAATCATGAGAGTGATATTCCGAAATACCAGCAATTGGTTAACGGAATTAATAATGCGATTGCGGAGAATATTTTGCAAAAGGGCGATTTGCTGCCGTCGGTGAATAGTATTTGTAAAACGAATCAGTTATCGAGGGACACGGTTTTTAAGGCATATTCTATTTTAAAGGATCAAAAAAGTATTGATTCTGTGCCAAATAAAGGATATTATGTATCTGGCGAAACCAGAAAAGTACTTTTGGTATTGGATACTTTTAAGGCGTATAAGGAGGTTCTGTATCATTCGTTTGTGAATAATCTGGCAGATAATGTGATTACGGATGTGCAGTTTCATCATTATAATATTGATGTTTTTAAAACGATCATTAATAACAGTGTTGGGAAGTATTATAAATATGTGGTGATGAATTTTGATGACAAAGAAGTGTCGCCAACTTTAGATGTAATTGCCAATGAAAAGCTGTTGCTGATTGACTGGAACATTCATACAAAGAAGCAAAATAATTATGTTTTTCAGGATTTTGGAAAAGCATTTTATAACGCTTTGGAAGATGCGGTTGATTTGTTTAAAAAGTATAAAAGTATTCAGTTTGTTTATCCGGATTATACAAATCATCCAAAGGAAACACTGGAGTTTTTTAAAAAGTTTTGCGTTGATTTTAAGTTTGAATATGAAGTTATTACAGATGCCAAAAAGTTTAATATACAAAAAGGAATTGCTTATATCAGTGTGAGTGATCGAATTTTAGGTCACTTTTTGGAACAATGTAAAGAACGGGATTTAGAACCCGGAACTGATGTTGGTTTTTTGTCTTATAACGAAACGCCAATGAAGAAATTTATATACAAAGGGATTTCGGTTATTTCGACTGATTTCAAGGAATTAGGCACAAAAGCAGCCGCGTTTATTACGCACGATGAGGTTGTTCAGTGTTATGTGGCAACGAATTTAATAATAAGAGAATCATTATAAGTTATGTATTATATAGGATATGATATTGGGAGTTCTTCGGTCAAGGTTGCCTTGGTAGAAGCCGAAACAGGAAAAAAAATAATCGTTTTACATGAACCGCAAAACGAAATGGAAATTGTGTCATTGCATCCGGATTGGGCAGAGCAGGATCCTGAAATTTGGTGGCAGCACATTTGTGTGGCAACTAAAAGGGCGATTCGGGAAGCTAACATTGAGGCTTCTAAAATTCAGGGAATTGGTATATCCTATCAAATGCACGGACTCGTTATTGTGGATAAAACACGCAACCCATTGCGTAATGCGATCATTTGGTGTGACAGTCGTGCGGTTGAAATTGGGGATAAAGCTTTTGCTGATTTAGGACAGGAAAAATGCATGCAGCATTTGTTGAATTCTCCGGGAAATTTTACAGCATCGAAACTAAAATGGGTGAAAGAAAATGAACCGGAAATTTATAATCAGGTTTATAAATATATGTTGCCTGGAGATTATATAGCGTATAAACTGACAGGTGATATTACGACCACAAAAAACGGTTTATCTGAAGGTATGCTTTGGGATTATCAGGAAAACAAAGTGGCCAATTGGTTGCTGGATTATTACGGAATCGATCCATCGTTAACACCGGATATTGTAGAGAATTTTACGAATCAGGGTGTTTTAAACGAAAAAGGTTCAAAAGAATCCGGACTTCCTGTAGGTATTCCGGTGGTGTACAGAGCGGGAGATCAGCCCAATAATGCGTTGTCACTGAATGTACTAAATCCGGGAGAAGTTGCTGCAACAGGCGGAACTTCCGGTGTGTTTTATGCTGTGGGCGAAATATCTGAAGGAAAAAGTACAAGAGTTAACAGTTTTGTGCACGTAAATTATGAATTGGAAACTCCGCGAGTTGGTAAATTATTAAACATCAACGGAGCCGGAATTCAGTACCGTTGGTTGCGAAATAATATGGGCGACGAAACCTATGAATCGATGAATAGAAAGGCGTCGAAAATAAGCATAGGTTCAGATGGAGTAGTGGTGATTCCGTTTGGGAATGGAGCTGAGCGTATGTTTAATAACAAAAACATCGGAACGCATTTCTTGAATCTGAATTTGAATATTCATAATAGTGCACATTTGTTCAGGGCTTCATTAGAAGGAATTGCTTTTTCGTTTGTGTACGGAATGGAATGCTTAAAAGATGATAATGCGACTATAAACGTGATTAGGGCGGGGAATGATAATTTGTTTCGCTCAGAGATTTTCTCTAATACGGTGGCGACATTAATTGGTCATGAAATTGAAATTTACAACACAACAGGAGCAGTTGGAGCGGCAAGGGCTGTAGGTTTAAAAGATGGCGATTACAATAAATTTGGCTCGAGTATTACGACCAATGATCATGTAATGACTTTTTTACCGCTTAAAAACAAAGAGCCTTATGACAAGGCTTATCAAAAATGGAAACAAGAATTAGAATTTATATTAACACATAAAAAATAAAGAAATGGTAGTTTTAGGAAATAAAGAATACTATAAAGGTATTGGTCAAATTAAATTTGAAGGAAAGGATTCTGATAATCCGTTAGCATTTAAATACTATAATCCGGATCAGGTTGTAGCGGGAAAAACAATGCGCGAGCACTTTAGATTTGCCATTGCATATTGGCATACCTTCTGCGGACAAGGAAGTGATCCGTTTGGTCCGGGAACTCAAAATTTTGCATGGGATCAGTCATCAGATCCTATTCAGGCAGCGAAAGATAAAGCCGATGCTGCTTTTGAATTTATCAGTAAAATGGGTTTCGATTATTTCTGTTTTCATGATTATGATTTAATTGCAGAAGGTCCAACTTTTGCAGAATCAGAAAAACGTTTGGCTACCATTACGGAATATTTAAAACAGAAAAAAGCCGAATCCGGGATTAAATTGCTTTGGGGAACTTCAAACTGTTTTTCGAACCCGAGATTCATGAACGGAGCAGCGACAAATCCTGATTTTAATGTAGTGGCAAGAGCGGGAGGTCAGGTAAAACTGGCTTTGGACGCTACAATTGCATTAGATGGAGAAAATTATGTTTTCTGGGGCGGACGTGAAGGTTATATGTCGTTATTGAATACAGATATGGGAAGAGAATTAGACCATATGGCACAATTCCTGGCTATGTCCAGAGATTACGCAAGATCGCAAGGTTTTAAAGGGACTTTCTTTATCGAGCCAAAACCAATGGAACCATCAAAACACCAATACGATTTTGACTCGGCAACCGCCATTGGATTCTTGAAAGAATATGGTTTAGATAAAGATTTTAAAATTAATATCGAAGTAAACCACGCAACATTGGCACAACATACTTTTCAGCATGAACTAGAAGTAGCTGCAAAAGCAGGAATGTTAGGAAGTATTGACGCTAATAGAGGTGATTATCAAAACGGTTGGGATACGGACCAGTTTCCAAATAATATTCAGGAAACTACAGAGGCGATGTTGGTATTCTTAAAAGCAGGAGGACTGCAAGGCGGAGGTGTAAACTTTGATGCCAAAATCAGAAGAAATTCAACAGATCTTGAGGATGTTTTCCTGGCA encodes:
- a CDS encoding glycoside hydrolase family 43 protein; translated protein: MFKIKSISFKIVLVISLMITISSCKKISQNSQPIVYPEYAAFDWFDYKGKDDAYANISKSESEYWNPILAGFYPDPTICRVEDKFYLVNSSFCYFPGLPIFESTDLVNWKQIGNIIDRPEQANFGNSRLSGGMYAPTLRYHNGTFYVICTNVSGGGNFIVTAKNPAGPWSNPMVIPGVDGIDPDIFFDDDGKLYITHNGPPPNNISVHDGHRAIYMFEYDLAKQKIIGESKLVINGGTDMAIKPVWIEGPHVIKKNGFYYMICAQGGTGYNHSEVVFRSKNIYGPYESYSNNPIMTQSHLDPNRKNEVSTTGHADFVELPNGDWWAVFLGCRPYGMDLYNTGRETFMMPVEWKNDWPTIVDGNKAIPMVNKRPNLPLSKEKIAPMSGNFVSHDDFNDNKLDLKWNFIRTPSEKWYDLKDGKLFMKPRKESIHTETNFSFIGRRQQHLKFEASTKLEFAPKDTLETAGLVAFQNEKHYLLIGKRLKGDGKTEVFLERTASKIQKGKPEIVAKKELEANAKELFVKIEGKGRYYDFYYKTAEKSEWILLSKDVDGIILSTKEAEGFVGTYLAMYTSSHHF
- a CDS encoding GntR family transcriptional regulator; this encodes MSENIEKFVFTINHESDIPKYQQLVNGINNAIAENILQKGDLLPSVNSICKTNQLSRDTVFKAYSILKDQKSIDSVPNKGYYVSGETRKVLLVLDTFKAYKEVLYHSFVNNLADNVITDVQFHHYNIDVFKTIINNSVGKYYKYVVMNFDDKEVSPTLDVIANEKLLLIDWNIHTKKQNNYVFQDFGKAFYNALEDAVDLFKKYKSIQFVYPDYTNHPKETLEFFKKFCVDFKFEYEVITDAKKFNIQKGIAYISVSDRILGHFLEQCKERDLEPGTDVGFLSYNETPMKKFIYKGISVISTDFKELGTKAAAFITHDEVVQCYVATNLIIRESL
- the xylA gene encoding xylose isomerase, producing MVVLGNKEYYKGIGQIKFEGKDSDNPLAFKYYNPDQVVAGKTMREHFRFAIAYWHTFCGQGSDPFGPGTQNFAWDQSSDPIQAAKDKADAAFEFISKMGFDYFCFHDYDLIAEGPTFAESEKRLATITEYLKQKKAESGIKLLWGTSNCFSNPRFMNGAATNPDFNVVARAGGQVKLALDATIALDGENYVFWGGREGYMSLLNTDMGRELDHMAQFLAMSRDYARSQGFKGTFFIEPKPMEPSKHQYDFDSATAIGFLKEYGLDKDFKINIEVNHATLAQHTFQHELEVAAKAGMLGSIDANRGDYQNGWDTDQFPNNIQETTEAMLVFLKAGGLQGGGVNFDAKIRRNSTDLEDVFLAHIGGADTFARALLTADKIITSSPYEKLRKERYSSFDSGKGKDFADGKLNLKDLYAIAHDNGELNLQSGKQELFENIINQYI
- a CDS encoding xylulokinase, producing the protein MYYIGYDIGSSSVKVALVEAETGKKIIVLHEPQNEMEIVSLHPDWAEQDPEIWWQHICVATKRAIREANIEASKIQGIGISYQMHGLVIVDKTRNPLRNAIIWCDSRAVEIGDKAFADLGQEKCMQHLLNSPGNFTASKLKWVKENEPEIYNQVYKYMLPGDYIAYKLTGDITTTKNGLSEGMLWDYQENKVANWLLDYYGIDPSLTPDIVENFTNQGVLNEKGSKESGLPVGIPVVYRAGDQPNNALSLNVLNPGEVAATGGTSGVFYAVGEISEGKSTRVNSFVHVNYELETPRVGKLLNINGAGIQYRWLRNNMGDETYESMNRKASKISIGSDGVVVIPFGNGAERMFNNKNIGTHFLNLNLNIHNSAHLFRASLEGIAFSFVYGMECLKDDNATINVIRAGNDNLFRSEIFSNTVATLIGHEIEIYNTTGAVGAARAVGLKDGDYNKFGSSITTNDHVMTFLPLKNKEPYDKAYQKWKQELEFILTHKK